In Reinekea thalattae, a genomic segment contains:
- a CDS encoding ABC transporter permease subunit, with amino-acid sequence MTLLARLTTGFLCLTLMLCGAGLYLHPGIGSPWLQYFDSWLVSIVQFSIWQAFLSAFFSVLIATPIAWFLSRQAFRFQWVLKSLFNLFFIMPTLIIILAVVAAYSDWINVFSLKGILIAHLYINGPFAIRLIWQSLENISQEKYQLGRSIGFNQKQQFYWIELPVLLQAIKPVFLLIFIFCFSSFTIVLTLGGGPANTNLEVAVYQALKLDFDPKAAVLYALIHFLSTASIILLLGKRASFKMEYERLVKHIKPSSNHMQRLIIGVLLLVLLYPVTSLVAQAFSEPWIGSSRLLAALTTSFVIALFSAMLSILLSLGRAFSQQRRLNLLLDYGLNILPVMVITTGLFLLVLKLGIAFKVTHLLIIWVNALMTMPLLVPMLRNRVNVYQQRYAVIATAIGMPLATQFKYIYWPAIRGQIPWSVALAMVLSVGDLGVSAMVGSVNFVTLPILIYQAMGSYQMILASQLTLLLLVICALILLAAEWLGERKAHVKGR; translated from the coding sequence ATGACTTTGTTAGCAAGATTGACCACGGGTTTTTTATGCCTAACGTTAATGCTTTGTGGTGCTGGTCTTTACCTGCACCCAGGCATTGGCAGCCCGTGGCTGCAGTATTTTGATTCATGGCTAGTCTCGATCGTCCAATTTTCTATCTGGCAGGCTTTTTTATCTGCATTTTTTTCTGTGTTGATTGCGACTCCTATTGCATGGTTTCTTTCTCGGCAGGCTTTTCGCTTTCAGTGGGTGTTAAAGAGTCTGTTCAATTTATTTTTTATCATGCCGACACTGATTATTATTTTAGCTGTTGTCGCTGCCTACTCTGATTGGATTAATGTTTTTAGCTTAAAAGGCATTTTAATCGCTCATCTTTATATTAACGGCCCCTTTGCTATCCGGTTAATTTGGCAATCACTTGAAAATATTTCTCAAGAAAAATACCAGCTCGGACGGTCGATTGGCTTTAATCAAAAGCAACAATTTTATTGGATTGAGTTACCTGTTTTGTTACAGGCTATAAAACCTGTATTTCTGCTAATTTTCATTTTTTGCTTTAGTAGTTTTACCATTGTTTTAACACTTGGCGGCGGCCCTGCAAATACCAATTTAGAGGTTGCGGTTTATCAGGCGCTAAAACTTGATTTCGACCCAAAAGCAGCGGTTCTTTATGCGTTGATTCATTTTTTGTCGACAGCATCGATCATCTTATTACTCGGTAAAAGAGCGTCATTTAAAATGGAGTATGAACGGCTTGTTAAGCATATAAAGCCAAGTTCAAACCATATGCAGCGGCTGATCATCGGCGTGCTGTTATTGGTCTTGTTGTATCCTGTGACCTCTCTAGTTGCTCAAGCATTTTCTGAGCCGTGGATTGGTTCCTCTCGGTTGTTAGCTGCGTTGACTACCAGTTTTGTGATCGCATTATTCAGCGCCATGCTCAGTATTCTGTTGTCTTTAGGCCGAGCTTTTAGTCAGCAGCGTCGGCTTAATTTACTGTTAGATTATGGCTTGAACATTTTGCCCGTTATGGTGATTACCACAGGGTTGTTCTTATTGGTTTTAAAGTTAGGCATTGCTTTTAAAGTGACGCACCTGTTGATTATTTGGGTCAACGCGCTGATGACCATGCCGTTGCTCGTTCCGATGTTGCGTAATCGAGTCAATGTGTATCAGCAGCGTTATGCCGTTATTGCCACAGCTATTGGCATGCCGTTAGCCACCCAATTTAAGTATATATATTGGCCTGCCATTCGCGGCCAGATACCTTGGAGCGTTGCACTAGCCATGGTGTTGTCGGTGGGCGACTTGGGCGTTAGCGCTATGGTTGGCTCGGTGAATTTTGTCACATTACCTATTTTGATTTATCAGGCGATGGGAAGTTACCAAATGATCTTGGCGTCACAGCTGACGTTGTTGTTATTGGTTATCTGTGCGCTGATTTTATTAGCCGCTGAATGGCTTGGAGAGAGAAAAGCGCATGTTAAAGGTCGATAA
- a CDS encoding leucyl aminopeptidase family protein, whose translation MINVQHGNQGIAIQVVTERHYDDWLDDQQLQTKNWLTFSGFKTPGYSLIPNSEGESSFVLVVVKDTQEASIWNFANLAVALPAGDYCFSGSPSQQANFALGWALAQYQFDRYLKSDNEQAVLYIENQSSYQQVQDQAEAVFLTRNLINTPAADMMPEHLSQQMQTLAEQYDAEFDELVGEQLLEQNYPTIHMVGRASVHDPRLLQLHWGDEDAPKLTLVGKGICFDSGGLDLKPASGMRLMKKDMGGAAHVLGLAKLIMAAELPVRLRVIVAAAENAVSGNAFRPGDIVKTRKGLTVEIDNTDAEGRLVLCDALAEASDENPDLIIDFATLTGAARVALGLEVPGFYSTDDAFSEQLRVGAIQAEDSIWQLPLHQGYADYMKGSISDLVNASPTPYGGSITAALFLQHFVASDNWVHFDVGAWNDRARPGRPKGGEAMGVRAVFNALEARYC comes from the coding sequence ATGATTAATGTACAGCACGGTAACCAAGGGATTGCTATTCAGGTTGTGACCGAACGTCACTATGACGATTGGCTCGATGATCAGCAACTACAAACTAAAAACTGGCTAACCTTCAGTGGTTTTAAAACACCAGGATACAGCCTGATACCGAATAGTGAAGGTGAGTCGTCCTTTGTTTTGGTGGTTGTTAAAGATACACAAGAAGCGTCGATTTGGAACTTTGCGAACTTGGCGGTTGCATTGCCTGCCGGCGATTATTGTTTCTCTGGCTCGCCATCGCAACAGGCAAACTTTGCTCTCGGTTGGGCATTAGCGCAATATCAGTTCGACCGTTATCTGAAATCTGATAACGAGCAAGCCGTACTGTACATTGAAAATCAATCCTCTTATCAGCAAGTGCAAGATCAAGCCGAAGCGGTGTTTTTAACCCGAAATCTTATCAATACGCCAGCTGCGGATATGATGCCCGAACATTTATCGCAACAGATGCAAACGCTGGCCGAACAATACGATGCAGAATTTGACGAGCTGGTTGGAGAGCAATTACTGGAGCAAAATTACCCAACAATTCATATGGTCGGTCGTGCTTCTGTTCACGATCCTCGATTATTGCAATTGCATTGGGGCGATGAAGATGCTCCTAAGCTAACGCTTGTTGGCAAGGGTATTTGTTTTGACAGTGGCGGCTTAGATCTTAAACCAGCCTCGGGCATGCGTTTAATGAAAAAAGATATGGGCGGTGCCGCGCATGTTTTAGGCTTAGCAAAGTTAATTATGGCCGCTGAGTTACCGGTTCGGCTCAGAGTGATCGTCGCAGCGGCTGAAAATGCGGTGAGCGGCAATGCTTTTCGCCCTGGTGATATCGTAAAAACACGCAAGGGTTTGACGGTCGAAATTGACAACACCGATGCAGAAGGGCGTTTAGTGTTGTGCGACGCTTTAGCCGAAGCCAGCGATGAGAACCCAGACTTGATCATCGATTTCGCTACCTTAACCGGTGCCGCCCGCGTTGCTTTAGGCTTAGAGGTTCCTGGTTTTTACTCAACGGATGATGCCTTCTCTGAGCAGTTACGTGTTGGCGCGATTCAGGCAGAAGACAGTATTTGGCAATTGCCGTTACATCAGGGCTACGCCGACTACATGAAAGGTTCGATCTCTGATCTGGTGAATGCTTCTCCTACACCTTACGGCGGCTCGATTACCGCGGCTTTGTTTTTACAGCATTTTGTTGCCAGCGATAATTGGGTGCATTTTGATGTTGGCGCATGGAATGATCGTGCCCGACCAGGTCGTCCAAAAGGTGGTGAAGCCATGGGTGTTAGGGCGGTTTTTAATGCGCTAGAGGCACGTTACTGCTAA
- a CDS encoding ATP-binding cassette domain-containing protein, which yields MLKVDKLTIQRDAQSFCWDFQLAEGELLAVVGQSGVGKSTLISALLGFQLPSSGDLSWHGQPLTQLSVAQRPFGVLFQQDNIFEHLSVYQNIAFGLQTHGKLNAVEKQQLLSAAERFNLSSLLKKRASDLSGGEQQRVALARVFLQNKPILLLDEPFSSLDPSLREEGMGWVQDMRKEQNSAVILVTHHLSEIEHKVSAVLHGHSADSWLFTRLC from the coding sequence ATGTTAAAGGTCGATAAACTGACAATCCAACGAGATGCTCAATCGTTTTGTTGGGATTTCCAATTAGCCGAAGGTGAATTATTGGCGGTAGTCGGTCAAAGTGGCGTCGGTAAAAGTACCTTAATTTCGGCATTGCTCGGCTTTCAGTTGCCGTCTTCTGGTGATCTAAGTTGGCATGGTCAACCCTTGACTCAATTATCCGTTGCACAAAGGCCGTTTGGCGTTTTGTTTCAGCAAGATAATATCTTTGAGCATTTAAGTGTTTATCAGAATATCGCCTTTGGCTTGCAAACGCATGGCAAACTAAACGCTGTTGAAAAGCAACAGCTGTTGTCAGCTGCCGAACGTTTCAACCTAAGTTCGTTACTTAAAAAACGGGCCAGTGATTTATCTGGCGGAGAACAACAAAGAGTTGCCTTGGCTCGTGTGTTTTTGCAGAACAAACCCATTCTATTATTGGATGAACCGTTTTCTTCTCTAGATCCGTCGTTGCGTGAAGAGGGTATGGGCTGGGTGCAAGATATGCGCAAAGAGCAAAATTCAGCTGTGATACTGGTGACGCACCACCTCTCAGAGATAGAGCATAAAGTCTCGGCAGTTTTGCATGGACACAGTGCTGATTCATGGCTATTTACAAGACTCTGCTAA